One segment of Pantoea sp. Lij88 DNA contains the following:
- the tssC gene encoding type VI secretion system contractile sheath large subunit codes for MTQTSQQPQSQGAASFSQDEFSALLNKEFRPKSDQARAAVESAVKTLAQQALENTVTVSSDAYRTIQALIAEIDEKLSQQVNQIIHHPEFQSLESAWRGLSYLVNNTETDEMLKIRFMSISKQELGRTLKRYKGAGWDQSPLFKKIYEQEYGQFGGEPFGCLVGDYYFDHSPQDVELLGEMARIGSAAHCPFITGTAPEVMQMESWQELANPRDLTKIFQNTEYAAWRSLRESEDARYLGLVMPRFLARLPYGIRTNPVDSFDFEEQTDGSDHGNYTWSNAAYAMAANINRSFKEYGWCTAIRGVESGGAVENLPCHTFPSDDGGVDMKCPTEIAISDRREAELAKNGFMPLVHRKNSDFAAFIGAQSLQKPMEYHDADATANARLAARLPYLFACCRFAHYLKCIVRDKIGSFRERDEMERWLNDWVMNYVDGDPANSSQETKSRKPLAAAEVNVEEQEDNPGYYAAKFFLRPHYQLEGLTVSLRLVSKLPSLKNDNA; via the coding sequence ATGACGCAGACTTCACAACAACCGCAGTCGCAGGGCGCAGCCAGTTTCAGTCAGGATGAGTTCAGTGCACTGCTGAATAAAGAGTTCCGGCCGAAAAGTGATCAGGCGCGCGCGGCGGTCGAAAGCGCAGTGAAAACTCTGGCGCAGCAGGCGCTTGAGAACACCGTCACCGTCTCCAGCGATGCGTATCGCACCATCCAGGCGCTGATTGCGGAGATCGACGAAAAGCTGTCGCAACAGGTGAACCAGATTATTCACCATCCAGAGTTTCAGTCGCTGGAGAGCGCCTGGCGCGGTCTGAGCTATCTGGTGAACAATACCGAAACTGACGAGATGCTGAAAATCCGCTTTATGAGCATCTCCAAGCAGGAGCTGGGTCGGACTCTGAAGCGTTACAAGGGTGCCGGCTGGGATCAAAGCCCGCTGTTCAAGAAGATTTATGAGCAGGAGTATGGTCAGTTCGGCGGCGAGCCGTTTGGCTGCCTGGTAGGTGACTACTACTTCGATCACAGCCCGCAGGATGTTGAGCTGCTGGGTGAGATGGCCCGTATCGGTTCGGCGGCGCACTGTCCGTTCATTACCGGCACCGCGCCGGAAGTTATGCAGATGGAGTCCTGGCAGGAGCTGGCGAATCCACGCGATCTGACCAAGATCTTCCAGAACACTGAATATGCCGCCTGGCGCAGCCTGCGTGAATCGGAAGATGCACGCTATCTGGGTCTGGTGATGCCGCGCTTCCTGGCGCGTCTGCCATATGGCATCCGCACCAACCCGGTCGACAGCTTCGATTTCGAAGAGCAGACCGACGGTTCCGATCACGGCAACTACACATGGAGCAATGCTGCCTACGCCATGGCCGCTAACATTAACCGCTCTTTCAAAGAGTACGGCTGGTGCACGGCGATCCGCGGCGTGGAGTCGGGCGGGGCAGTTGAAAATCTGCCGTGTCACACCTTCCCGAGCGATGACGGCGGCGTGGACATGAAGTGTCCGACCGAAATCGCCATCAGCGATCGCCGCGAAGCGGAACTGGCGAAAAACGGCTTTATGCCGCTGGTGCATCGCAAAAACTCTGACTTCGCTGCCTTTATCGGTGCGCAGTCACTGCAGAAGCCAATGGAGTATCACGATGCCGATGCCACCGCCAATGCCCGTCTGGCCGCGCGTCTGCCTTACCTGTTCGCCTGCTGCCGCTTCGCGCATTACCTGAAGTGCATCGTGCGTGACAAGATCGGCTCTTTCCGCGAGCGTGACGAGATGGAACGCTGGCTGAACGACTGGGTGATGAACTATGTCGATGGCGATCCGGCTAACTCCTCGCAGGAGACCAAGTCACGCAAGCCGCTGGCCGCTGCCGAGGTGAATGTGGAAGAGCAGGAAGACAATCCAGGCTATTACGCCGCGAAGTTCTTCCTGCGTCCGCACTACCAGCTGGAAGGCCTGACGGTTTCTCTGCGTCTGGTCTCTAAGCTGCCGTCACTGAAAAATGACAATGCTTAA
- a CDS encoding lysozyme inhibitor LprI family protein, whose product MRSYLSLMLCVSVVYTFPVHAMSDCSKGNNVQEVNECAEKNKTESELNLNKEYKAAKTRIEQIYKGHDQESSQYRTAFLDTQRNWLKYRDSQCRLEAYAAEQGSDAYVSVMNFCIDRLDKERTAILKQLPY is encoded by the coding sequence ATGCGATCTTATTTATCATTAATGCTATGTGTCTCAGTTGTTTATACTTTCCCCGTTCACGCGATGAGTGATTGTTCAAAGGGAAATAACGTTCAGGAAGTTAATGAATGTGCAGAAAAAAATAAAACAGAGTCAGAGCTGAATTTAAATAAAGAGTATAAGGCTGCGAAGACGCGTATTGAGCAAATTTATAAGGGCCACGATCAGGAGTCAAGCCAGTACAGAACCGCCTTTCTTGATACTCAGCGTAACTGGCTTAAATACCGTGATAGTCAGTGCAGGCTGGAAGCCTATGCCGCAGAACAAGGCAGCGATGCTTATGTGAGTGTTATGAATTTCTGTATTGACCGTCTCGATAAGGAACGCACCGCGATTCTGAAGCAACTTCCCTACTGA
- a CDS encoding type VI secretion system tube protein Hcp has product MAIDMFMKVDGVTGESKDSNHTGWTDITSFSWGASQPGNMSVGGGGGAGKVNFEDLHVEALIDKSVTALLKNCASGKHLSKVELSICKAGGTQVEYARITLEDVLVTTVKYNGADNGDLVGMSYSFQSSKVKQQYWEQSSSGGKGAESSAGWNIKENREA; this is encoded by the coding sequence ATGGCTATTGATATGTTTATGAAGGTTGACGGAGTCACCGGCGAGTCTAAAGACTCAAACCACACTGGCTGGACTGATATCACCTCTTTCTCATGGGGTGCTTCTCAGCCAGGCAACATGTCTGTTGGCGGCGGCGGCGGTGCGGGTAAGGTTAATTTTGAGGACTTGCATGTTGAGGCTCTGATTGATAAGTCAGTAACGGCATTACTGAAAAACTGCGCAAGCGGCAAACACCTGTCTAAAGTCGAATTATCAATCTGTAAGGCTGGTGGTACTCAGGTTGAGTATGCTCGCATCACACTTGAAGATGTTCTGGTAACGACTGTTAAATATAACGGCGCAGATAATGGTGACTTAGTAGGCATGTCCTATTCTTTCCAGTCTTCCAAAGTCAAACAGCAGTATTGGGAACAGAGCTCCTCCGGCGGAAAAGGCGCAGAGAGCAGTGCTGGCTGGAATATCAAAGAAAACAGAGAAGCATAA
- the tssB gene encoding type VI secretion system contractile sheath small subunit: MATSKSSGQKFIARNRAPRVQIEYDVEIYGAERKIQLPFVMGVLADLVGKPLEPQPGIDERKFLEIDIDNFDERMKALKPRAAFQVDNTLNGEGKLNIDLTFDSMDDFSPDAVARNVEPLSKLLEARTQLANLLTYMDGKNGAEELIGKVLQDPTLLQALTHLPKQDEATEGKEPQA, encoded by the coding sequence ATGGCAACAAGCAAATCCAGTGGGCAGAAGTTCATTGCCCGCAATCGCGCGCCTCGCGTTCAGATTGAATATGACGTGGAAATTTATGGCGCGGAACGCAAAATCCAGCTGCCGTTTGTGATGGGCGTGCTGGCGGATCTGGTGGGTAAACCGCTGGAGCCGCAGCCGGGCATCGACGAACGTAAATTCCTTGAGATCGACATCGACAACTTTGATGAGCGCATGAAAGCGCTGAAGCCGCGCGCCGCATTCCAGGTAGACAACACCCTGAACGGCGAAGGCAAGCTGAACATCGATCTCACCTTTGACAGCATGGATGACTTTTCGCCGGACGCGGTGGCCCGCAACGTCGAGCCGCTGAGCAAGCTGCTGGAAGCGCGTACCCAGCTGGCGAACCTGCTGACCTATATGGACGGCAAAAACGGCGCTGAAGAGCTGATTGGTAAAGTGCTGCAGGATCCTACGCTGCTGCAGGCCCTGACCCATCTGCCAAAGCAGGATGAGGCCACTGAAGGTAAGGAGCCGCAGGCATGA
- a CDS encoding N-acetylmuramidase domain-containing protein, producing MARISSPVGIGQKNNYADVFTVQVLLNKNKKITTPSNKLGEDGVFGPATAERIKKFQQEVVNLKNPDGIISPTGITMRNLVVHSSFHTSTNRAPRAIVFSQEQLVEAAKSLGCEVAAIKAVVLTETPRGAFGDDGKPTILYERHYFHRLTNGKYDSDPVLSNKDAGGYGKYSAQYGKLNKAIALDRNAALQSASWGAFQIMGENYKAAGFASVEDFVKGMETVQGQLNAFVSFIKNTPPLQSALQNKHWVTFARTYNGKNFKKNDYDNKLANNYQAALRNS from the coding sequence ATGGCAAGAATTAGTTCGCCTGTGGGTATCGGACAGAAAAATAATTACGCGGATGTTTTTACCGTTCAGGTATTGTTAAATAAAAATAAAAAAATAACTACACCGTCAAATAAATTAGGCGAGGATGGGGTTTTTGGTCCTGCCACTGCAGAAAGAATTAAGAAGTTTCAGCAGGAGGTTGTTAATTTAAAAAATCCTGACGGAATCATTTCTCCAACCGGCATCACCATGCGCAATTTAGTTGTGCATTCATCATTCCATACATCAACCAACAGAGCGCCACGGGCAATTGTTTTCAGCCAGGAACAACTGGTTGAGGCGGCAAAGAGCCTTGGGTGCGAAGTCGCAGCGATCAAAGCGGTTGTACTGACTGAGACGCCACGTGGGGCTTTTGGTGATGACGGTAAACCCACTATTCTCTATGAGCGTCATTATTTCCATCGATTGACCAATGGGAAATATGATAGCGATCCTGTCCTCTCCAATAAAGACGCCGGAGGGTATGGAAAGTACAGTGCCCAATATGGTAAGTTGAATAAAGCTATTGCTCTTGATAGAAATGCCGCTTTGCAATCAGCTTCATGGGGGGCTTTTCAGATTATGGGAGAGAATTACAAAGCTGCAGGTTTTGCATCTGTCGAAGATTTTGTGAAAGGTATGGAAACAGTGCAAGGGCAACTAAATGCGTTTGTTAGTTTTATTAAAAATACGCCTCCGCTGCAAAGTGCTCTGCAAAATAAACACTGGGTTACTTTTGCAAGAACTTATAACGGAAAAAACTTTAAAAAGAACGACTATGATAATAAGCTTGCCAATAACTATCAGGCAGCTTTAAGAAATTCTTGA
- the tagH gene encoding type VI secretion system-associated FHA domain protein TagH, which translates to MRFTIITTKPGQQPPQTHCDFFPPGGTIGRGVDNNLVLPDDDRTLSRLQAIVHITANGECRLTNRGNVTRVLLNDIPLERGRQVELQDGDILGIDDYQLLVSDLNSDHQPQMERAVPRPEPVQPVAPAREPAAEKASTTAAIPSEIWDSLAKEFSISDDLSKRKAVPEMPDAHPLTAPAMPDRNPEDPLAQLIDDAPLDYGQKPKSSSLFDDGDALFAQQSIFDDRTPSTLSAQQHSAPKQAEAPADELDPLSLFDGESSVDVRNHDDPLGLMMGNAVPLAQPEPEKPATLHVPPQPEAKPEPVTSREHGQASVSLNEMENSPLFSGVDVPVDDQPHSETPRQMPQADEAEFGLPEAVNPQNDYGGITLPTPQAVQRTPSPTPKGRLRIDPVASGRHHATAVHPSAPSQSSGDALKGELLDALLEGMGLRDLQPTPQFDREQMLQFGQMLSMFSQGTVALLSSRSILKRGVKADMTVILDDANNPFKLLPSGKTVLMQMFGSRMPGFMPPRQAVRDALIDLQAHQLGMIAGIRAIIASMLQSFNPEQLEEEARQAGSVSRIGLPGSRKAALWEHFVERYGETAGEIEDDFHTLFGEAFLHAYDLEVNQYKDSQTHTDDA; encoded by the coding sequence ATGCGCTTTACGATAATAACGACTAAACCCGGCCAACAGCCGCCTCAGACTCATTGTGATTTCTTCCCGCCCGGCGGCACCATTGGTCGCGGCGTGGATAACAATCTGGTACTGCCGGATGACGATCGAACGCTCTCCCGCCTGCAGGCGATTGTGCACATCACGGCTAACGGCGAATGTCGCCTGACCAACCGTGGCAATGTGACGCGCGTGCTGCTCAACGATATCCCGCTGGAACGCGGTCGGCAGGTTGAGCTGCAGGATGGTGACATACTGGGCATCGATGATTATCAGCTGCTGGTCAGCGACCTCAACAGCGATCATCAGCCACAGATGGAAAGGGCCGTTCCGCGTCCTGAGCCGGTCCAGCCTGTCGCACCTGCTCGCGAACCGGCAGCCGAAAAAGCCAGTACCACCGCCGCCATTCCCAGTGAAATCTGGGACAGTCTGGCGAAAGAATTCTCGATTTCCGACGATCTCTCTAAACGCAAAGCGGTGCCGGAGATGCCGGATGCTCATCCGCTGACCGCGCCTGCCATGCCAGACCGGAATCCGGAAGATCCACTGGCACAGCTGATCGACGATGCGCCGCTGGATTATGGTCAGAAACCCAAAAGCAGCAGTCTGTTTGACGACGGCGATGCGCTGTTCGCGCAGCAGAGCATTTTTGACGACCGGACGCCGAGCACGCTGTCGGCTCAGCAGCACAGCGCACCAAAGCAGGCTGAAGCGCCCGCCGATGAACTGGACCCGCTGAGCCTGTTTGATGGCGAGAGCAGCGTGGATGTGCGCAACCATGATGATCCATTAGGACTGATGATGGGGAATGCGGTGCCGCTGGCACAGCCGGAGCCAGAGAAACCCGCCACGTTGCATGTGCCGCCTCAACCAGAGGCAAAGCCGGAGCCGGTTACTTCCCGTGAACACGGGCAGGCATCCGTCAGCCTGAATGAAATGGAAAATTCACCGCTGTTCAGCGGCGTCGACGTACCTGTTGATGACCAGCCTCACAGCGAAACCCCACGCCAGATGCCGCAGGCTGATGAAGCAGAGTTCGGCCTGCCGGAAGCGGTGAATCCGCAGAACGACTACGGCGGAATTACGCTGCCGACGCCGCAGGCGGTGCAGCGCACGCCATCGCCAACGCCAAAAGGGCGGCTGCGCATCGATCCGGTTGCTTCCGGTCGCCATCATGCTACCGCTGTTCATCCTTCAGCGCCGAGCCAGAGCAGCGGTGATGCTCTCAAGGGCGAACTGCTGGATGCGCTGCTGGAAGGCATGGGCCTGCGTGACCTGCAGCCGACACCACAATTTGACCGTGAGCAGATGCTACAGTTTGGTCAGATGCTCAGCATGTTCTCTCAGGGTACGGTTGCACTGCTGTCGTCGCGTTCGATCCTCAAGCGGGGCGTCAAAGCCGACATGACGGTGATCCTCGACGATGCCAACAACCCATTCAAGCTGCTGCCGTCGGGTAAAACCGTATTAATGCAGATGTTCGGCAGCCGGATGCCGGGCTTTATGCCGCCGCGTCAGGCGGTGCGTGATGCACTAATCGATCTGCAGGCGCACCAGCTAGGCATGATCGCCGGTATCCGCGCCATCATCGCCTCAATGCTGCAATCCTTTAACCCGGAGCAGCTGGAAGAAGAGGCGCGTCAGGCAGGTTCGGTTTCACGTATCGGTCTGCCGGGCAGCCGCAAAGCGGCACTGTGGGAACATTTTGTAGAGCGTTACGGCGAGACAGCGGGCGAGATCGAAGACGATTTCCACACCCTGTTTGGCGAAGCGTTTCTGCACGCCTATGACCTGGAAGTCAATCAGTACAAAGACTCACAAACCCACACGGATGACGCATGA
- the tssA gene encoding type VI secretion system protein TssA produces MNTEALLAPVSEDNPGGDNLEYDADFQAMEQASAGKAEQQFGDTIIPAEPADWNKVEKLAIALLARSKDLRVMLALTHAWTELKGLPGYAQGLKLIEQALLLYWEPLWPRLEEYGEQDPFYRINALALLGDKTELSGAVRQCWLLRYPSDGISLRDAAALCDGSKTEVADYPGGLPRLIDELARGDQPGIEAVLQIHERLQTICETVAERLGDAAVPELTLLRRQIAQIAERCQATDLSQLIPTAAAEQPAEAAAPVAAAATPRAAADWRTVQINSRADAQLMLEKVKLYFTQHEPSHPAPLMIDRVQRLIERDFLEIIRELAPDGVHQLETIFGRRD; encoded by the coding sequence ATGAATACAGAGGCTTTGCTGGCTCCGGTCAGTGAGGACAATCCTGGCGGCGATAACCTGGAGTACGACGCCGATTTTCAGGCGATGGAGCAGGCCAGCGCCGGTAAAGCGGAACAGCAGTTCGGCGACACCATCATTCCGGCCGAACCCGCCGACTGGAACAAAGTCGAGAAGCTGGCGATCGCATTACTGGCCCGCAGCAAAGATTTGCGGGTAATGCTGGCGCTGACTCACGCCTGGACAGAGCTGAAAGGGCTGCCGGGCTATGCCCAGGGGCTGAAGCTGATTGAACAGGCGTTGCTGCTCTACTGGGAGCCGCTGTGGCCCCGGCTGGAAGAGTACGGTGAGCAGGATCCCTTCTACCGTATTAATGCCCTGGCGCTGCTGGGTGACAAGACTGAACTAAGTGGCGCGGTGCGTCAGTGCTGGCTGCTGCGCTATCCGTCTGACGGTATCTCGCTGCGCGATGCGGCCGCCCTGTGCGACGGCAGCAAAACCGAGGTAGCAGACTACCCTGGTGGCCTGCCGCGTCTGATCGACGAACTGGCGCGCGGCGACCAGCCCGGTATTGAGGCGGTGCTGCAGATTCATGAGCGGCTGCAGACCATCTGCGAAACCGTGGCCGAACGGCTGGGCGATGCGGCAGTGCCGGAACTGACACTGCTGCGCAGACAGATTGCGCAGATCGCCGAACGCTGCCAGGCCACCGACCTCAGCCAGCTGATACCCACTGCAGCGGCGGAACAGCCCGCAGAAGCGGCTGCACCGGTGGCTGCCGCAGCAACTCCACGTGCTGCCGCGGACTGGCGCACGGTACAGATCAATTCCCGCGCCGATGCCCAGCTGATGCTGGAAAAGGTGAAGCTCTACTTCACTCAGCATGAGCCGAGCCATCCGGCCCCGCTGATGATCGACCGGGTGCAGCGCTTAATCGAGCGCGACTTCCTGGAGATCATCCGCGAACTGGCACCCGATGGCGTACATCAGCTGGAAACCATTTTCGGACGTCGCGACTAA
- the tagF gene encoding type VI secretion system-associated protein TagF translates to MTHYAAPCWYGKLPSAGDFVKRRFPDVLYRQWSSWFQVGLHHWQSSQESENAPSRPFLNAPVWNFVVPPMLGSQLIQMGCLIAARDSVGRNYPLCALRHFTPAEWSPALLARSGEWYQQVGNTLLRVVQGGGSPEQLDQALISIPQPQPPQEAGESSDILNVIGHGDTPSTLNWALPGENFDPQFYTSFWWTNQSDGFPLYTQVHSGNFTAQLFSLLFDPAGGAKPGRNGLYPPMFES, encoded by the coding sequence ATGACTCATTACGCTGCACCCTGCTGGTACGGCAAATTGCCCAGCGCGGGTGACTTTGTGAAGCGCCGCTTTCCTGACGTGCTCTATCGCCAATGGTCCAGCTGGTTTCAGGTGGGCCTGCATCACTGGCAGAGCAGCCAGGAGAGTGAAAATGCCCCGTCGCGCCCGTTCCTCAACGCGCCGGTCTGGAATTTTGTGGTGCCGCCGATGCTGGGCAGTCAGCTGATCCAGATGGGCTGCCTGATCGCCGCACGGGATAGCGTAGGGCGTAACTATCCGCTCTGCGCGCTGCGCCACTTCACCCCCGCCGAGTGGTCACCAGCCCTGCTGGCCCGTTCCGGCGAGTGGTACCAGCAGGTGGGCAATACGCTGCTGCGGGTGGTTCAGGGCGGCGGATCGCCGGAGCAGCTGGATCAGGCGCTGATCAGCATTCCGCAGCCGCAACCGCCGCAGGAAGCGGGTGAGTCGTCAGATATTCTCAACGTCATCGGGCATGGCGACACGCCCTCGACGCTGAACTGGGCGCTGCCGGGCGAGAACTTCGACCCGCAGTTCTACACCAGTTTCTGGTGGACCAATCAAAGCGACGGTTTCCCGCTTTATACCCAGGTCCACAGCGGTAACTTCACCGCGCAGCTCTTTTCCTTGCTGTTTGATCCGGCCGGTGGGGCAAAGCCGGGACGAAACGGACTTTATCCCCCGATGTTTGAATCCTGA